One region of Manduca sexta isolate Smith_Timp_Sample1 chromosome 25, JHU_Msex_v1.0, whole genome shotgun sequence genomic DNA includes:
- the LOC115449017 gene encoding uncharacterized protein LOC115449017 isoform X2 yields the protein MKRIKLLLVLATLLLKDATCEAPVDSASLPLEHRAGGGYGPPLAPAHTDDPWPLATPDSPKIKHLQVQCEKTHMRVNIEFDRPFYGMIFSKGFYSDPHCMHLKPGTGHLSATFEIFLNSCGMSSSANHNVASYGSPTPSGSYVENTIIVQYDPYVQEVWDQARKLRCTWYDFYEKAVTFRPFQVDMLHAVTANFLGDNLQCWMQIQVGKGPWASEVSGIVKIGQTMTMVLAIKDDENKFDMLVRNCVAHDGKRAPIQLVDQYGCVVRPKIMSKFQKIKNFGPSASVVSFAYFQAFKFPDSMNVHFQCVIQVCRYNCPEPKCGLGADYGALLGGNALSAGEYGLPNSPHSEYGPPPPAPHAEYGVPPAFPDPRHPADATGSFSEKRDDAVPPPQAQVSSTPNAPSPSSPAPTREDDEVNLPPPPPPGRRGVYNTVKRKDEGHGNLATLGGRPRSVEDLPERIVGVRLRRDTSTPTRIYKRDAQEMTDVNTSRTIQVVAPGDVNFALNNAAANETVVIQSPASDPETICMSVPSFVAGLVMLLLVLIVASLVAAFLFVRVRALDRKGAHGATAYYETDYVKHTN from the exons ATGAAGAGGATCAAACTGTTGCTTGTGCTCGCTACGCTCCTCTTGAAG GATGCAACATGCGAGGCTCCAGTGGACTCAGCTTCGTTACCTTTAGAACATCGAGCGGGCGGTGGATACGGCCCACCGCTAGCACCAGCACACACAGATGATCCATGGCCTTTAGCCACACCTGACAGTCCAAAGATAAAACATCTACAAGTGCAATGTGAAAAAACTCACATGCGAGTTAACATAGAATTTGACCGTCCATTCTACGGCATGATCTTTTCCAAAGGATTCTATAGCGACCCTCATTGCATGCATCTCAAACCAGGCACTGGACACTTGAGTGCTACTTTCGAAATCTTCCTCAACAGTTGCGGTATGTCGAGTTCCGCAAATCACAACGTTGCGAGTTACGGGAGTCCGACACCCAGCGGTTCATACGTCGAAAATACGATCATTGTCCAATACGACCCTTACGTCCAAGAAGTATGGGATCAGGCAAGAAAATTGCGATGCACGTGGTACGATTTCTACGAGAAAGCAGTCACATTTAGACCTTTCCAAGTGGATATGTTACACGCTGTTACAGCCAACTTTCTCGGAGATAACCTGCAATGCTGGATGCAGATTCAGGTCGGCAAGGGACCTTGGGCTTCAGAAGTGTCCGGCATAGTAAAAATAGGTCAGACGATGACTATGGTACTCGCGATTAAAGACGacgaaaataaatttgatatgtTAGTCAGAAACTGCGTAGCTCATGATGGAAAACGAGCACCGATACAGTTGGTTGATCAATACGGATGCGTGGTGCGGCCTAAAATCATGAGTAAATTCCAGAAAATAAAGAATTTCGGTCCTTCAGCATCAGTGGTCTCGTTTGCTTATTTCCAAGCATTCAAATTCCCTGATTCGATGAATGTGCACTTCCAATGCGTAATTCAAGTTTGCCGATACAATTGTCCAGAACCAAAGTGTGGGCTCGGTGCCGATTACGGTGCATTGCTAGGTGGAAATGCGCTTAGTGCAGGGGAATACGGCTTACCAAATTCACCTCATTCCGAATATGGTCCACCGCCACCAGCACCACACGCTGAATATGGAGTGCCTCCAGCATTCCCAGACCCGAGACATCCTGCAGACGCAACTGGTTCCTTCTCCGAAAAACGAGATGATGCTGTACCGCCCCCGCAAGCACAAGTATCTTCTACACCAAACGCACCTAGTCCTTCATCACCCGCTCCTACAAGAGAAGACGACGAGGTCAATCTTCCACCGCCGCCACCTCCAGGACGCCGCGGTGTTTACAACACAGTAAAGAGGAAAGATGAAGGTCATGGAAATCTGGCTACATTAGGAGGTCGCCCTCGCTCAGTGGAAGATTTGCCAGAAAGAATAGTTGGAGTTCGGCTCCGACGCGACACGTCGACCCCCACGCGTATCTATAAACGAGATGCACAAGAAATGACGGATGTCAACACAAGTCGCACAATCCAAGTAGTGGCACCAGGCGACGTCAACTTCGCATTAAACAACGCTGCAGCCAATGAAACCGTAGTCATCCAGTCTCCAGCGAGTGATCCCGAGACGATATGTATGTCAGTGCCGTCGTTCGTGGCCGGTTTAGTCATGTTGCTATTAGTGTTGATCGTAGCGTCTCTGGTCGCCGCATTTCTTTTCGTGCGAGTGCGAGCGCTCGACAGGAAAGGCGCGCACGGGGCAACGGCTTACTATGAGACAGATTACGTGAAACACACTAACTAA
- the LOC115449007 gene encoding E3 ubiquitin-protein ligase MSL2 — protein MNATSLYVSTCRLIILADPADKSSWIDLFRLVPYLRQSLSCTVCGNLLKEPYTPTSSGCQHHVCKKCKGGRKKLKPSCSWCKDYENYAENLQLRILLQCYKKLCEYFMGTDVYKILLDEDEISAGINGGTVASSGLIDLIQEGAGFTDDYKSTAGLSKSAYSILPCVYTNSASTQTQAASSSNHSEARTSKESPNSRSTSNGSPLYSVMYAGSGNKITIKRKAVDDIDSPQSETTTRESKSQLGFKKPSNRQRNSASSKRKGCRCGNATATPGKLTCCGQRCPCYVDSKPCTECKCKGCRNPHRPDGMKVRPHIPQLETVQLTLNSNPDSSPSCSGSMDSLDTDTLTMEAMEESLNYSADLKPSNIKVYASQLQEVSACLPAAIMMDEEGSAEESSESSPRSGGTAGTAGTAGTHEHDSDVDVDV, from the exons atgaatGCGACGAGTTTATACGTTTCTACATGTAGGCTTATTATATTAGCAGACCCCGCagataaatcctcatggatagaTTTATTTCGTTTAGTTCCGTATTTACGGCAATCTCTATCGTGTACTGTGTGTGGTAACTTGCTCAAGGAGCCGTACACGCCGACCAGTTCTGGCTGCCAGCATCATGTGTGTAAAAAGTGCAAAGGAGGACGTAAGAAATTAAAACCTTCATGTAGTTGGTGTAAAGACTATGAAAACTATGcagaaaatttacaattaagGATACTGCTTCAGTGTTATAAAAAGTTGTGTGAATATTTTATGGGTACGgacgtttataaaattttattagatgAAGATGAGATATCTGCAGGTATAAATGGAGGTACGGTTGCTAGCTCTGGGTTAATAGACTTGATACAGGAAGGAGCAGGGTTTACAGATGACTACAAAAGTACTGCGGGTTTATCAAAGTCTGCGTACAGTATATTACCATGTGTATACACAAATTCAGCATCAACACAAACTCAGGCAGCGTCATCATCAAATCATTCAGAAGCGAGAACATCCAAAGAGTCACCAAACTCTAGGTCAACCTCTAACGGTTCTCCCCTATACTCTGTGATGTATGCGGGATCTGGCAACAAAATCACAATTAAAAGGAAAGCTGTTGATGATATAGATTCACCACAAAGTGAGACAACTACTAGAGAAAGTAAG AGTCAATTAGGTTTTAAAAAGCCCTCCAATAGACAACGTAATTCAGCCAGTAGTAAACGAAAAGGATGTAGATGTGGCAATGCAACAGCTACTCCGGGGAAGTTAACATGTTGTGGGCAGAGATGTCCTTGTTATGTGGACAGTAAACCATGTACCGAATGTAAATGTAAAGGTTGCAGAAACCCACATAGACCAGATGGAATGAAG gTGCGGCCACATATACCACAGCTTGAGACAGTGCAATTGACATTGAATTCAAATCCAGATAGTTCCCCGTCATGTTCAGGGTCTATGGATAGTTTGGACACAGATACACTCACTATGGAAGCTATGGAGGAGTCACTCAACTATAGTGCTGATCTCAAGCCATCTAATATTAAAG TTTACGCCAGTCAGTTGCAAGAAGTGTCAGCATGTTTGCCGGCGGCGATAATGATGGACGAGGAGGGCTCGGCGGAGGAGTCGTCTGAGTCGTCGCCTCGGTCGGGCGGCACGGCCGGCACGGCGGGCACGGCCGGCACGCACGAACACGACAGTGACGTCGACGTCGACGTATGA
- the LOC115449019 gene encoding uncharacterized protein LOC115449019 yields MSQPRMRKASVMVAGNGNRPHVAINKASGDSGPYAPAPKQLPEKRNRNKIPKTIRYDLENALVGLCDVWFEEIKPHLVRNNIKLHVHGAGVAGAAGPAGGDHQRLPPGAPGCSHLDPAFSAAGCELCRLLFNAANSIESAVSQAASAANSLPVTPVVAVTAVPIVPSADKPEPEY; encoded by the exons ATGTCACAGCCGCGTATGAGGAAGGCGTCTGTAATGGTTGCAGGCAATGGCAATCGTCCGCACGTTGCCATTAATAAGGCGTCAGGAGACAGCGGTCCTTATGCTCCCGCCCCGAAACAGCTACCCGAGAAgcgtaatagaaataaaataccaaaaacaatTAGATACGACCTTGAAAATGCTTTAGTTGGC TTATGCGACGTCTGGTTCGAGGAGATCAAGCCTCACCTGGTCCGCAACAACATAAAGCTGCACGTGCACGGGGCGGGTGTGGCTGGCGCAGCAGGTCCGGCGGGCGGTGATCACCAGCGCCTGCCGCCCGGAGCGCCTGGCTGCTCCCACCTCGACCCAG CATTCTCTGCTGCCGGGTGCGAACTGTGCCGGCTGTTGTTTAATGCCGCCAACAGCATCGAGAGCGCAGTCTCTCAGGCCGCCAGCGCGGCTAACTCGCTCCCGGTCACGCCAGTTGTTGCCGTCACCGCCGTTCCCATTGTCCCCTCCGCTGATAAACCAG aaccTGAATACTAA
- the LOC115449017 gene encoding uncharacterized protein LOC115449017 isoform X1, whose translation MALTYRTVTMKRIKLLLVLATLLLKDATCEAPVDSASLPLEHRAGGGYGPPLAPAHTDDPWPLATPDSPKIKHLQVQCEKTHMRVNIEFDRPFYGMIFSKGFYSDPHCMHLKPGTGHLSATFEIFLNSCGMSSSANHNVASYGSPTPSGSYVENTIIVQYDPYVQEVWDQARKLRCTWYDFYEKAVTFRPFQVDMLHAVTANFLGDNLQCWMQIQVGKGPWASEVSGIVKIGQTMTMVLAIKDDENKFDMLVRNCVAHDGKRAPIQLVDQYGCVVRPKIMSKFQKIKNFGPSASVVSFAYFQAFKFPDSMNVHFQCVIQVCRYNCPEPKCGLGADYGALLGGNALSAGEYGLPNSPHSEYGPPPPAPHAEYGVPPAFPDPRHPADATGSFSEKRDDAVPPPQAQVSSTPNAPSPSSPAPTREDDEVNLPPPPPPGRRGVYNTVKRKDEGHGNLATLGGRPRSVEDLPERIVGVRLRRDTSTPTRIYKRDAQEMTDVNTSRTIQVVAPGDVNFALNNAAANETVVIQSPASDPETICMSVPSFVAGLVMLLLVLIVASLVAAFLFVRVRALDRKGAHGATAYYETDYVKHTN comes from the exons GGCGCTGACATATCGGACTGTGACTATGAAGAGGATCAAACTGTTGCTTGTGCTCGCTACGCTCCTCTTGAAG GATGCAACATGCGAGGCTCCAGTGGACTCAGCTTCGTTACCTTTAGAACATCGAGCGGGCGGTGGATACGGCCCACCGCTAGCACCAGCACACACAGATGATCCATGGCCTTTAGCCACACCTGACAGTCCAAAGATAAAACATCTACAAGTGCAATGTGAAAAAACTCACATGCGAGTTAACATAGAATTTGACCGTCCATTCTACGGCATGATCTTTTCCAAAGGATTCTATAGCGACCCTCATTGCATGCATCTCAAACCAGGCACTGGACACTTGAGTGCTACTTTCGAAATCTTCCTCAACAGTTGCGGTATGTCGAGTTCCGCAAATCACAACGTTGCGAGTTACGGGAGTCCGACACCCAGCGGTTCATACGTCGAAAATACGATCATTGTCCAATACGACCCTTACGTCCAAGAAGTATGGGATCAGGCAAGAAAATTGCGATGCACGTGGTACGATTTCTACGAGAAAGCAGTCACATTTAGACCTTTCCAAGTGGATATGTTACACGCTGTTACAGCCAACTTTCTCGGAGATAACCTGCAATGCTGGATGCAGATTCAGGTCGGCAAGGGACCTTGGGCTTCAGAAGTGTCCGGCATAGTAAAAATAGGTCAGACGATGACTATGGTACTCGCGATTAAAGACGacgaaaataaatttgatatgtTAGTCAGAAACTGCGTAGCTCATGATGGAAAACGAGCACCGATACAGTTGGTTGATCAATACGGATGCGTGGTGCGGCCTAAAATCATGAGTAAATTCCAGAAAATAAAGAATTTCGGTCCTTCAGCATCAGTGGTCTCGTTTGCTTATTTCCAAGCATTCAAATTCCCTGATTCGATGAATGTGCACTTCCAATGCGTAATTCAAGTTTGCCGATACAATTGTCCAGAACCAAAGTGTGGGCTCGGTGCCGATTACGGTGCATTGCTAGGTGGAAATGCGCTTAGTGCAGGGGAATACGGCTTACCAAATTCACCTCATTCCGAATATGGTCCACCGCCACCAGCACCACACGCTGAATATGGAGTGCCTCCAGCATTCCCAGACCCGAGACATCCTGCAGACGCAACTGGTTCCTTCTCCGAAAAACGAGATGATGCTGTACCGCCCCCGCAAGCACAAGTATCTTCTACACCAAACGCACCTAGTCCTTCATCACCCGCTCCTACAAGAGAAGACGACGAGGTCAATCTTCCACCGCCGCCACCTCCAGGACGCCGCGGTGTTTACAACACAGTAAAGAGGAAAGATGAAGGTCATGGAAATCTGGCTACATTAGGAGGTCGCCCTCGCTCAGTGGAAGATTTGCCAGAAAGAATAGTTGGAGTTCGGCTCCGACGCGACACGTCGACCCCCACGCGTATCTATAAACGAGATGCACAAGAAATGACGGATGTCAACACAAGTCGCACAATCCAAGTAGTGGCACCAGGCGACGTCAACTTCGCATTAAACAACGCTGCAGCCAATGAAACCGTAGTCATCCAGTCTCCAGCGAGTGATCCCGAGACGATATGTATGTCAGTGCCGTCGTTCGTGGCCGGTTTAGTCATGTTGCTATTAGTGTTGATCGTAGCGTCTCTGGTCGCCGCATTTCTTTTCGTGCGAGTGCGAGCGCTCGACAGGAAAGGCGCGCACGGGGCAACGGCTTACTATGAGACAGATTACGTGAAACACACTAACTAA